In Sphingomonas sp. LT1P40, the following are encoded in one genomic region:
- a CDS encoding SDR family NAD(P)-dependent oxidoreductase, with protein sequence MRLEGKLAIVTAAASGMGRAGVERFVREGAKVAAIDISRAALDTLVADFGADKVTGITADLLTPEGAKDSIEQAVAWLGGADILWAHAGMPGPASVENLDMDAYRKAIDLNITSAALGAGQVAQHMRKRGGGSIIFTSSVSGLVGSMMSPIYSAAKWGVVGLTKSLALALAGDKIRVNVVCPGLADTPMKIGFTGRSGDPAEAAANEAKLIANVPMGRLVQAGEIADAALWLASDEASFVTGVALPVDGGFTAR encoded by the coding sequence ATGCGTTTAGAGGGCAAGCTCGCCATCGTCACCGCCGCCGCGTCGGGCATGGGCCGCGCGGGCGTGGAACGGTTCGTGCGCGAGGGCGCGAAGGTCGCGGCGATCGACATCAGCCGTGCGGCGCTGGACACGCTGGTTGCGGACTTCGGGGCGGACAAGGTCACCGGCATCACCGCCGACCTGCTGACGCCCGAGGGGGCGAAGGACAGTATCGAGCAGGCGGTCGCGTGGCTGGGCGGTGCGGATATCCTTTGGGCGCACGCGGGGATGCCGGGACCGGCATCGGTCGAGAATCTGGACATGGACGCCTATCGCAAGGCGATCGACCTCAACATCACCTCGGCAGCCTTGGGCGCGGGGCAGGTGGCACAGCATATGCGCAAGCGCGGCGGGGGCTCGATCATCTTCACCTCGTCCGTGTCCGGGCTGGTCGGGTCGATGATGAGCCCGATCTACTCCGCCGCGAAATGGGGCGTGGTGGGGCTGACCAAGAGCCTCGCGCTGGCGCTGGCGGGCGACAAAATCCGCGTCAATGTGGTGTGTCCGGGGCTGGCCGATACGCCAATGAAGATCGGCTTTACCGGGCGCAGCGGCGATCCGGCGGAGGCGGCGGCGAACGAGGCGAAGCTGATCGCCAATGTGCCGATGGGGCGGCTGGTGCAGGCGGGCGAGATTGCCGATGCGGCATTATGGCTGGCAAGCGACGAGGCCAGCTTCGTCACCGGCGTTGCGCTGCCGGTCGATGGCGGCTTTACGGCGCGTTGA